From Tripterygium wilfordii isolate XIE 37 chromosome 16, ASM1340144v1, whole genome shotgun sequence, one genomic window encodes:
- the LOC119980629 gene encoding pentatricopeptide repeat-containing protein At2g39620 produces MSSKHVLQPRFFHALSTCSVNPSPFVNKPDLFSYPLRLLYKCRDLKSLLQIHGLLVVSGHKQDYAITTHLMNSQSSTNPTVFLYNSIIRAYTNEKKHEEALKMYHVMLKEGFQPDKYTFTFAVKACTGALDLQEGVLIHENISRRGLECDVFIGTGLVDMYGKLGDLGSSRKVFDKMPKRDVAAWNVMIAGLSQNADPLEALGYFKCMQQCDILPDSMSLMNLIPAVSRLADVDICRFLHCFVIKKGFNEVLSDGLIDMYSKCQDVDAARQVFDRQRRNKDVSWGTMMAGYAHNGYFIEVLELFDCMKREKIKMKKASLVSSLLAASELRDISKGKNIHECAIEQGITLDVSVVTPIITMFATCGELEKAKALLWGLQERDLVTWSAIIAASVQSGYPGEALSLFRDMQSEHCKPNEITIRSILPACTELSSLRLGKSVHCYAVKVNLDYDTSTLTALVSMYAKCGSFTEAVVLFNRMPCKDVVAWTVLINGYVQMGDPYNAIDIFRKLSLSEVRPDRGTMVALLPACTLLHDLNLGSCVHALILKCGFDFDSHVKNALLDMYVKCGSISSAEFMFNFTEFKKDEISWNTMIAGYLLSGLAKYAISAFHQMKSENVWPNAVTMVSVLPAVAYLAALGEGMVVHACIFRFGFQATRVVGNSLIDMYAKCGRVDYSEKCFDELKNKDTVSWNAMIAGYAIHGQGDSAIALFSLMQENQVGVNPVSFLSVLCACKHAGLIEEGKEVFDSMCRKHHLIPDLEHYACMVDLLGRSGLFDEIMDLIKGMPMEPDAGVWGALLGACRMHSNVHLAEVALSYLVKHEPGNPAHYVVLSSIYAHSGRWDDAWKTKLRLNDMGLKKSPGCSWVEVNNRVHAFRVGDQSHPQFESMCTLWNTLLDKMEKIGYVPDRSCVLHDVEEEDKEIFLYNHSERLAITFALLNTEAGSTIHIVKNLRACVDCHTATKFITKVTKRKITVRDATRFHHFKDGICSCKDYW; encoded by the coding sequence ATGAGCAGTAAACATGTCCTTCAGCCTAGATTTTTCCATGCACTCTCTACATGCTCTGTTAATCCTTCTCCATTTGTTAATAAACCAGATTTGTTCTCCTACCCTCTTCGCCTTCTCTACAAATGCAGAGACCTCAAATCTCTTCTTCAAATCCATGGCCTCTTGGTCGTTTCAGGCCACAAACAAGACTATGCAATAACTACCCACCTCATGAATTCTCAATCCTCTACAAACCCGACagtatttttgtacaattccatCATAAGAGCTTATACAAACGAAAAGAAGCACGAAGAAGCGCTCAAAATGTACCATGTGATGTTAAAAGAAGGTTTTCAACCTGACAAGTATACTTTTACTTTTGCTGTGAAAGCTTGCACGGGTGCTTTAGATTTGCAAGAGGGTGTTTTGATTCATGAAAATATTTCACGCAGGGGTTTGGAATGCGATGTGTTTATAGGGACTGGTCTTGTAGACATGTATGGTAAATTGGGTGATTTAGGGTCTTCAAGAaaggtgtttgataaaatgcctaAGAGGGATGTTGCAGCTTGGAATGTGATGATTGCAGGGTTGTCGCAAAATGCTGATCCTTTAGAGGCATTGGGGTATTTTAAGTGTATGCAACAGTGCGATATACTGCCTGACTCCATGAGCTTGATGAACTTGATACCAGCTGTTTCAAGATTAGCGGATGTTGATATATGTAGGTTCCTTCACTGTTTTGTGATCAAGAAAGGTTTTAATGAGGTTTTGTCAGACGGTTTGATTGACATGTATTCAAAATGTCAGGATGTAGATGCAGCTCGCCAGGTTTTTGATCGGCAGAGAAGAAACAAGGATGTTTCATGGGGAACAATGATGGCCGGGTATGCACATAATGGATATTTCATTGAAGTTTTGGAGCTGTTTGATTGcatgaaaagagagaagataaagATGAAAAAGGCTTCTTTAGTCAGTTCTCTTTTAGCTGCTTCTGAATTGAGAGACATATCAAAAGGGAAAAACATTCACGAATGTGCAATAGAACAAGGGATCACATTGGATGTTTCAGTTGTTACTCCTATCATAACCATGTTTGCAACATGTGGGGAGTTAGAGAAAGCTAAAGCATTACTTTGGGGTCTTCAAGAGAGGGATTTGGTAACTTGGTCAGCGATTATAGCTGCTTCTGTTCAATCAGGTTATCCTGGAGAGGCACTGTCTCTATTTCGGGATATGCAGAGTGAGCATTGTAAACCAAATGAGATAACCATAAGAAGCATTCTTCCCGCTTGTACAGAACTGTCATCCCTAAGATTAGGTAAGAGTGTACACTGCTATGCTGTTAAGGTCAATCTTGATTATGATACTTCAACCCTAACAGCCCTCGTGTCCATGTATGCTAAATGCGGATCCTTTACTGAGGCAGTAGTTCTATTCAATAGAATGCCATGTAAAGATGTTGTGGCATGGACTGTCTTGATAAATGGGTACGTCCAGATGGGTGATCCTTACAATGCAATTGACATATTTCGTAAATTAAGCTTATCAGAAGTACGACCCGATAGAGGAACTATGGTGGCTTTGCTTCCAGCATGTACCCTGTTACATGACCTAAATCTGGGCTCTTGTGTCCATGCTTTAATATTGAAGTGtggatttgattttgattctcATGTTAAAAATGCTCTCCTTGACATGTATGTCAAATGTGGAAGCATTTCCTCTGCTGAATTCATGTTCAACTTCACCGAATTTAAGAAAGATGAGATATCTTGGAACACAATGATTGCAGGATACTTGCTGAGTGGACTTGCCAAATACGCTATTTCAGCTTTTCACCAGATGAAATCAGAGAACGTGTGGCCTAATGCAGTTACAATGGTGAGTGTTCTGCCTGCAGTGGCATATTTGGCAGCCTTAGGAGAAGGCATGGTAGTTCATGCATGTATTTTTCGATTTGGATTTCAGGCCACTAGAGTTGTTGGGAATAGTCTTATCGATATGTATGCTAAATGCGGGAGGGTTGATTACTCAGAGAAATGTTTTGATGAGTTGAAAAATAAAGACACGGTTTCATGGAATGCAATGATTGCGGGGTATGCAATCCATGGGCAAGGTGATTCTGCTATTGCACTTTTCTCACTTATGCAAGAAAATCAAGTTGGAGTCAATCCTGTGTCCTTTCTTAGTGTGTTGTGCGCCTGTAAACATGCAGGCTTAATAGAAGAAGGGAAGGAAGTGTTTGATTCCATGTGCAGAAAGCACCATCTCATACCAGATTTGGAACACTACGCTTGCATGGTGGATTTGTTAGGCCGCTCTGGTTTATTCGATGAAATAATGGACTTAATCAAGGGAATGCCAATGGAGCCTGATGCTGGAGTTTGGGGAGCCTTACTAGGTGCATGTAGGATGCATTCTAATGTGCACTTAGCAGAAGTTGCTTTGAGTTATTTAGTTAAACATGAGCCTGGAAACCCTGCCCACTACGTGGTTTTATCCAGTATATATGCCCATTCCGGAAGATGGGATGATGCGTGGAAAACAAAGTTAAGATTGAATGATATGGGGCTCAAGAAAAGTCCCGGTTGTAGCTGGGTTGAGGTCAACAACAGGGTTCATGCATTTCGGGTGGGTGACCAGAGCCACCCACAATTTGAGAGTATGTGTACCTTGTGGAACACTTTGCTAGATAAGATGGAGAAGATAGGATATGTACCTGACAGGAGCTGTGTGTTGCATGATGTGGAGGAAGAGGATAAAGAAATTTTCCTTTACAATCACAGTGAAAGGTTAGCGATAACTTTCGCTCTTCTGAATACAGAAGCGGGGTCAACCATCCATATCGTCAAAAACCTCCGTGCTTGTGTTGACTGCCACACTGCTACCAAATTTATCACAAAAGTCACAAAACGTAAAATCACTGTAAGAGATGCTACTCGTTTCCATCATTTTAAAGATGGCATCTGCTCATGCAAGGACTACTGGTAA